TGTAACCATGAGTTTGCAATGCCAAAGTAGTCACTATCACCTATATAAGCATGACACCTTCCATCCATTGATCCATCCAAGGCGTGGCAGCAAAGCTATTCCTATTGCCGCTTGTTTTTCCCTTCAAACGTTCACCTCGCGCCTAACATGGGGTCTCGGCAGGACCAGCCCGCCGTCAACGGGGAGCAAGGTGACGGCGCGGGGGCAGCCTACGTGCGGTACAGGGAGTGCCAGCGCAACCATGCCATCGGAATCGGCCGCTACGCCGTCGACGGCTGCCAAGAGTTCACGGTgttaatgggcgtcgacgaggctgCCATGCTCCTCTGCGCGGCGTGTGGCTGCCACCGCAACTTCCACAGGCGCGAGGTCGTCAACGAGTTCGGCGTCGACTACCATGCTCCCCGGACGCCCCCCGCCGACGAACATCGCCGTTGAAGCCATGAAGcctattgctgctgctgctgccgcctcttcttgCTCATCGTGAATTGGATCTAGCTGGAGCATGCATGGCCCATGCACGGCTGGTAGCATTTTATTTCATCTTCTTTGTCATCTTATGAAATTAGTGTGGATGAATAATACGCGGGGGATGTCCCGTCCGCGTAGATCGATCGATGTGATGAACCTCTTCTATGAATTCGAATTTGATTTCCCTTGTGCCTTTTTACTTGATGAGGTTTGTTCTTCACTACAGTAACTTTCCAGAGTCTGAAAATAATAAATTTATAGTTACTCTCATTTGCTTTAATCAAACCGATTTCGGAGCAATGTCACCAGATCACCACATCGAGGAACGACCTTTTCTCTTTGGGATATATATcaatctgctgtttctccaagctACTGGCATCGTCGCGCACGTACGCTCCTCATTCTCCTGATTATAATTAAGTTGGACCATATTATGCGCGCAGGGCGGCTTGATGATTAATcatgttctagcaagttgaaaccgaCCTCCTTGTGTGTTACCGTGAGACTAGTGCTGTaagaatgtactccctctgtcatataatataagagcatttttataAAATAGAGAGTATTTATTTTGGATGGACGCCGCAACCTTTTTCTCTTTTGATTGGAAGAGTGGACGCCGCAAGTAGCTGAGCTCCGGTCCAAAGCCCGCCCACATGCTCCCAAGTCCTGTCCGGCTAGTTTCCACAAGGCAATGGCAAGGCTGCCATTGCTATACCATGCGTCCATGCCTACTGCCAGCAGCACGCATTTTGTTGGTTTCTGGATATTCCAGGAATAATTTTGTTTGTTTCTAGATATTTCCTGCTCGCTACTTTTGGTCCTTCTTTAAATTTACTTTTTGATTTAAAAATTAAACgaatatttttcatatatataatgattTTAATGCATGATAAATTTTTAAGTAAACTATAAACAACTTTAAGCACATGATGAACATTCTTGTAAATGCATGATGAACAATTTTCTAATGCGTGATAAACATTTTAAGAAAAAACATGAACCATTTTTTATGAGCATGGTGAACTGCATTCAGTAGAGGCTGGCTCCTCGCCTAGCGCCGCGGGCCACTCCGGCCGCGGCGGTCACCAAACCGTCGGCCGCTACTCCGGCAGCTGACGGCCACAACACGCCCCATCTGCCGAATCGCGCTCTCCCCCATGGCGCTCTCAGATCTTAAGTTTGAGATGGGATTGGCTTTTGAAGCTTACATCTGGAAGCAGTTTGGTGTTCCTGTCAATCACTTCGATGGGAGCAAGCTGCGTGAGTTCATTTTGTGGCAGAGATTTCCAGATCCAGGCTTCGTATCAACTGTGAGTCCGTTAGTCTCATTTTGCAATCTTGCTTTGGAGGTCACGCCTCCCGTTTCAAAGTCTCCTGTCTGCAAAATTGGTCTTTCAAGTTCAGTGTGTCCTCAAAAGAAGTTGGATTTGCCATCATGAAGGGGGGAAATTTTGTTAATGATCTTTTGAGCTTGGGTTTCCTTTTCTGGGGTAATGGTGGTCCTGATTATCAAAAGGAGTTTCGTCTATACCAACAAGAGCTTGATCAAGAATGGACAGTGGTTGATCGCTCCAGCGATCGTAGATCATATGCCGATGTTGCCCAATCTGCAAGATTCTTCTCCTCTCCTCGCGAACATCAAGTTCCCGAGAATCAGCGCTCGATCCCTGTCTCAGCAAGATTGACGCAATCATCGCCGGCCATcaatgctgcattaacttccccaaACAACATTACCGTAGGCAGAGCGGGATCTTTGGGTTTTCAAATTCCTGGGCCATCCAATGGGCCTAACAACACATCTGGAGGGGCTACGAAAGGCAACTTTTCCATCCGGTGCCTATCTGTGGGCCATCTGCGGCCGAGCTGCACCAGTCGTATTAGATGCAGGGGTTGTTGGCGCCTGGGCCATATTAAAGATAATTGCCGTTTTTCGGGCACGGTTAACACTACGACTTCCCATAGTGATGGCACTTTTCAGCAGCATATCTACCCTGTTTTGGCACCTACCCAAAATAGAAATCAAGTGCTGGGGCGGGCCCCCAATGTCAAGGATACATGCATCCCCCTCTCGTCATCTCCGTCTTGACTTGGTCCACTTCACAGCCACACTACACCCCAGACGACTCGCATTCCCACCGCTTTCTACAACTGCGGCACAACTCCTTTGCTCCGGTAGCCTTCTCCGCCGAAGTTCCGAGCCCATCCGCCCCCGATCCTATGGCCACTTTCCCCTTTGATCCATCACCGTTCCTTCCTGCGGGCTGTCACGCCATTGAAGTTGAAGGTCGACCAGCACGTGTTAGAGTTTTCCATCGTGACCTGCTCCCGGCTAATGAGGATTTGGCCATCGCAACCTTGGTCCCCATGCCGCAAGGTGAAGTCGTTTTCGCCAATATCAGGGAAGTTCTCTTGGAGTTTCTCTTATCTAGGCGTATGGGTTTCAAGGCCATTACCAGATGTCCTTTTGGGCAGGCTTTTGTAAGGCTTAATAGTGCAGCAGATAGAGATGTTCTTGTTAATGGGAGCCCTTTCCCTTATGATGATGTGCATGTGGTCTTCCAAAGACATAATGAAGGTCTGAATTGGAAAAATTACAGTCTCAATAGAGATGTTTGGCTCTTGCTTGTGGGTTTTCCAGCAGATCTGCGCAACTTTCATGAATTATCCAATGCTACAGCTAGTTTTGATAGGCTTTTGTCTTGGGATAGAACCAAATCTTCAGATGCTGCAGTTGTCGTCAAAGTCAGAATTGATGCCCTCACACACATCCCCATCAGTATTCTGGTTTCAGGTGGAAACAATCTGTTAGGTCAATCCTAGACATGTCCAGTTGTCATTTTTCAAGATCAACTTTTAGGAGGTGGAACTGCAGAAGAAGATCCGATACCTGTGGATGGCAATCCACACCCACGCCCCCCAGAGCAGTTCCACCACCCAAACCAACATAATCTGTTTTTGGGTCCCGTAGCTTTCAATCCAGAAATTCACCTGCAGCAGGATCAGAACCACCATAATCAGGAACATGACATTGAAGCCCATGTAGAGCAAGTCGCAGAGGATGAGTGGGACCACTGGGCTATGCCTCCAGCTCAACAAAATAATGTCCCTGCAGTTCAGGCAGGGGACCTGATTGCCCTAAATGATTTGATGGATCCGTTGGAAAATCAAATTGTAGATCAAGTCATGGAAGAGGGTAACAGTGGCATTACCCTTTCTCTAGGGCTGCCTGATATTAGTGCTAGCTCAGAAGAATCTGTTGGTGGAAGGAACAATGAGCCTCTTGAGCTACTTGCACCAATAGTGCCACCTGTGCTCCCAATTCCTCAGATTGGTTTTGATCTCAATTTGCCTGTTCAGTTTGATCGGCCTCTTGAGCCTCTGAATGCCCCCAATCCCAGCTCAACATATCCTACCTCCTGCGTNNNNNNNNNNNNNNNNNNNNNNNNNNNNNNNNNNNNNNNNNNNNNNNNNNNNNNNNNNNNNNNNNNNNNNNNNNNNNNNNNNNNNNNNNNNNNNNNNNNNNNNNNNNNNNNNNNNNNNNNNNNNNNNNNNNNNNNNNNNNNNNNNNNNNNNNNNNNNNNNNNNNNNNNNNNNNNNNNNNNNNNNNNNNNNNNNNNNNNNNNNNNNNNNNNNNNNNNNNNNNNNNNNNNNNNNNNNNNNNNNNNNNNNNNNNNNNNNNNNNNNNNNNNNNNNNNNNNNNNNNNNNNNNNNNNNNNNNNNNNNNNNNNNNNNNNNNNNNNNNNNNNNNNNNNNNNNNNNNNNNNNNNNNNNNNNNNNNNNNNNNNNNNNNNNNNNNNNNNNNNNNNNNNNNNNNNNNNNNNNNNNNNNNNNNNNNNNNNNNNNNNNNNNNNNNNNNNNNNNNNNNNNNNNNNNNNNNNNNNNNNNNNNNNNNNNNNNNNNNNNNNNNNNNNNNNNNNNNNNNNNNNNNNNNNNNNNNNNNNNNNNNNNNNNNNNNNNNNNNNNNNNNNNNNNNNNNNNNNNNNNNNNNNNNNNNNNNNNNNNNNNNNNNNNNNNNNNNNNNNNNNNNNNNNNNNNNNNNNNNNNNNNNNNNNNNNNNNNNNNNNNNNNNNNNNNNNNNNNNNNNNNNNNNNNNNNNNNNNNNNNNNNNTGAGCAACCTAAGATCAACTTTCATAATCCTGAGACTTTGTTTCCTGAAA
The Triticum dicoccoides isolate Atlit2015 ecotype Zavitan chromosome 3A, WEW_v2.0, whole genome shotgun sequence genome window above contains:
- the LOC119272944 gene encoding mini zinc finger protein 3-like, translated to MGSRQDQPAVNGEQGDGAGAAYVRYRECQRNHAIGIGRYAVDGCQEFTVLMGVDEAAMLLCAACGCHRNFHRREVVNEFGVDYHAPRTPPADEHRR